DNA sequence from the Methylacidiphilum kamchatkense Kam1 genome:
TCTCCACAGTTGCTTGAATTTGATCTTGAAAGACTGGCTCAAGCTCTCAAGTTGGAAAGAGATAGACAATTTACCTATTTAGGCCTACAGACCCTTTACGACAGATATTTGCTCCATCATGAAGAAAGGAGATTTGAAACACCTCAATATTTCTGGATGCGGGTAGCAATGGGCTTGGCTTTGAACGAAAAGTCGGATAAAGAGTCTTGGGCAATTACTTTTTATGATACTCTCTCAAGCTTTCTTTTCATGTCCTCTACTCCCACCCTTTTTAATTCTGGAACCGTGCATCCGCAGCTAAGTTCTTGTTATTTATTGACTGTAGAGGATGATCTAGAAAGTATCTTCAAGGTTATTTCTGATAACGCGAAGCTTTCTAAGTGGGCTGGAGGATTAGGCAATGATTGGACCAATGTGAGGGCGACTGGTTCATTGATTCGTGGCACAAATGGGAAAAGTCAAGGGGTAATCCCTTTCTTAAAAGTGGCTAATGATACGGCTGTTGCTGTAAACCAAGGCGGTAAAAGAAAAGGGGCCTTGTGCGCTTATTTGGAAACCTGGCATTTAGATATAGAAGATTTTTTAGAGCTTCGAAAAAATACAGGAGATGAGAGACGGCGCACCCATGATATGAACACCGCAAATTGGATCCCAGATCTTTTTATGAAAAGGGTCCTAGAAAACGGCAGCTGGACGCTTTTCAGTCCAAGTGATGTGCCCGATCTGCATCATCTCTATGGAAAGGCTTTCGAGAAAAGATACCTCGAATACGAACAGATGGCAGATAAAGGAGAAATCAAATTATTCAAAAGGGTTTCAGCCATGACCCTTTGGAGAAAAATGCTTACCCTTCTTTTTGAAACTGGCCATCCTTGGATTACCTTTAAAGATCCCTCTAACATTCGGTCTCCTCAAGATCATGTTGGGGTTATCAATAGTTCGAATCTTTGCACTGAAATTCTTTTGAACACTAGTGCCGAAGAAGTCGCTGTTTGTAATTTAGGATCAGTGAATCTTCTAGCTCACTTGGACGAATCGAATAATATAGACGAAAAAAAGCTCGAGAACACAATCAATATCGCTGTCCGAATGCTAGACAATGTGATTGATATCAATTTTTATCCAATTCCTGAAGCCAAAAATTCTAATTTAAAACACAGACCGGTAGGTCTTGGCATTATGGGATTTCAAGACCTACTCTATAGGAAAAAAATTCCTTATGCTAGTGCTCAGGCTGTGGAACTTTCCGATCGGCTTATGGAGATGATTTCCTATTATGCTATTCTTTCTTCGTGCAATCTAGCAAAGGAACGGGGAGCGTATCCTTCTTTTCGTGGTTCGAAATGGGACAGGGGATTATTACCCATCGATACTATTGAATTGTTGGAACAGGAAAGAGGGGGATTTGTAGAAGTAGACAAAAGCAGCACCAAAGATTGGGATTTTGTAAGAAAGAAAATTAAAGAGCATGGACTAAGAAATAGCTGCCTTTTAGCTATTGCCCCTACAGCTACAATCTCCAATATTACGGGAGTTTCTCAGTCGATAGAGCCGAGTTACAAAAATCTATACGTCAAATCAAATCTTTCTGGAGATTTTATTAGTATCAATCCTTACTTGGTTGAAGACCTGAAAAAACTGCAACTTTGGGATCAGGAAATGGTCGATGATTTAAAATATTATGATGGATCGGTTAAATACATCGAAAGAATACCCGAGTCTCTTAAGGAACTATATGCCACTGCTTTTGAAATTGATCCTTCGTGGCTTATCGAATGCGCTAGCCGTAGACAGAAATGGATCGATATGGGACAGTCTCTAAACCTTTATATTGATGAACCGAGCGGTTGGAAAATTTCTCAAATGTATATCTTGTGCTGGAAAAAGGGTTTAAAAACAACCTATTATCTGAGATCAAGGGCAGCAACAACTGTTGAAAAGTCGACTCTAGATATAAATGTTCGAGGCATTCAGCCACGATGGATGAAAAGTAGGAGTCCTTCTTCAAACATCAAAGTAGAAAGAGAAAACAAAGAAAAAAACGCTTGTGCTCTTGATTCAGAATGCGAAAGCTGTCAGTAAGCAGGCATAGCCAATTTGAAAAATAGATATGGGAGGTACATTATGAGCTGTTGTGTAGGTGGCGGCGGTCGACCTTATGATCTTACCAAAAGAATCAATGTACAGGAAAAAAGATTGATTAATTGTAAGGCTGTAGATGTTAATCAGCTAATGCCCTTAAAGTACAAGTGGGCATGGGAACACTATCTAAATGGATGTGCGAACAATTGGCTTCCTTCGGAGGTCCCTATGCAAAGGGATGTGGAACTTTGGAAATCCAATAGGCTTTCTGATGAGGAAAGGCTTGTCATTATGAGAAATTTAGGATTTTTTGCTACCGGAGAAAGCCTTGTTGGCAACAACATTGTCCTGGCGATCTTCAAGTTCGTTACCAATGCGGAAGCAAGACAATATCTGCTAAGACAAGCTTACGAGGAGGCTGTCCATACCCATGCTTTTCTCTATATTGTCGAATCTCTTGGGCTCGATGAAAGAGAAGTGTTTAACATGTATCATGAGGTTAACTCCATTTCAAATAAAGACCAATTTGAGATGGCTCTGACAGAAGATATTCTTCGGAGCGATTTTAACACTGAAAGTGTGGAAAATATCCAAAAATTTGTAAAAAATCTTGTCGGATTTTACGTCATTATGGAAGGAATCTTTTTTTATAGTGGCTTTGTCATGATTTTATCTTTTCATAGACAAAACAAAATGACGGGGATTGGGGAACAATTTCAATATATCTTGAGGGATGAAACCATTCATCTTAATTTTGGTATTGATCTAATCAATGGAATAAAAGAGGAAAACCCTGAAATATGGACAGTTGATTTTCAGAAAGAGATCGAAGCGATGATCGATCAAGCCGTTTTGCTTGAATATGCCTACGCGAAAGATTGTTTACCACGGGGAATTTTAGGACTTAATAGTGCGCTCTTTAAAGATTATGTCGAATATATTGCGGATAGAAGACTAGAAAGAATCGGGTTTAAAGCAAAATATGGCTCTAAAAATCCCTTTCCGTGGATGAGCGAAGTAATGGATCTAGTGAAAGAGAAAAATTTCTTTGAGACTCGAGTAACGGAGTATCAATCAGGTGCTGTTTTAAATTGGTAATTCTTTACTCCTATTTTTATTTCCCTAAAAA
Encoded proteins:
- a CDS encoding ribonucleotide-diphosphate reductase subunit beta; its protein translation is MSCCVGGGGRPYDLTKRINVQEKRLINCKAVDVNQLMPLKYKWAWEHYLNGCANNWLPSEVPMQRDVELWKSNRLSDEERLVIMRNLGFFATGESLVGNNIVLAIFKFVTNAEARQYLLRQAYEEAVHTHAFLYIVESLGLDEREVFNMYHEVNSISNKDQFEMALTEDILRSDFNTESVENIQKFVKNLVGFYVIMEGIFFYSGFVMILSFHRQNKMTGIGEQFQYILRDETIHLNFGIDLINGIKEENPEIWTVDFQKEIEAMIDQAVLLEYAYAKDCLPRGILGLNSALFKDYVEYIADRRLERIGFKAKYGSKNPFPWMSEVMDLVKEKNFFETRVTEYQSGAVLNW
- a CDS encoding ribonucleoside-diphosphate reductase subunit alpha; this encodes MDHQQLFFSGFDYGLSNLSIVKRDGRVVPFDIGRIYAAVEKAFRAERKKSTGDTLSREDLLAIEEITNRVAIKSAALANRGERLEVERIQDLVELTLMELGHHTVAKRYILYRAERGKARTIQNREGASIHMIDRHGNTVPLDLAWIHRMLMEACRGLEDRCSWRDLAEETVRGLYDNIKEEEILQAMILTARTWVEKEPAYTYVAARLMLSKIYQEALLIVPSIHETAAYHKAYFPNYVEYGVKIGRLSPQLLEFDLERLAQALKLERDRQFTYLGLQTLYDRYLLHHEERRFETPQYFWMRVAMGLALNEKSDKESWAITFYDTLSSFLFMSSTPTLFNSGTVHPQLSSCYLLTVEDDLESIFKVISDNAKLSKWAGGLGNDWTNVRATGSLIRGTNGKSQGVIPFLKVANDTAVAVNQGGKRKGALCAYLETWHLDIEDFLELRKNTGDERRRTHDMNTANWIPDLFMKRVLENGSWTLFSPSDVPDLHHLYGKAFEKRYLEYEQMADKGEIKLFKRVSAMTLWRKMLTLLFETGHPWITFKDPSNIRSPQDHVGVINSSNLCTEILLNTSAEEVAVCNLGSVNLLAHLDESNNIDEKKLENTINIAVRMLDNVIDINFYPIPEAKNSNLKHRPVGLGIMGFQDLLYRKKIPYASAQAVELSDRLMEMISYYAILSSCNLAKERGAYPSFRGSKWDRGLLPIDTIELLEQERGGFVEVDKSSTKDWDFVRKKIKEHGLRNSCLLAIAPTATISNITGVSQSIEPSYKNLYVKSNLSGDFISINPYLVEDLKKLQLWDQEMVDDLKYYDGSVKYIERIPESLKELYATAFEIDPSWLIECASRRQKWIDMGQSLNLYIDEPSGWKISQMYILCWKKGLKTTYYLRSRAATTVEKSTLDINVRGIQPRWMKSRSPSSNIKVERENKEKNACALDSECESCQ